A single window of Physeter macrocephalus isolate SW-GA unplaced genomic scaffold, ASM283717v5 random_490, whole genome shotgun sequence DNA harbors:
- the CCDC200 gene encoding LOW QUALITY PROTEIN: coiled-coil domain-containing protein 200 (The sequence of the model RefSeq protein was modified relative to this genomic sequence to represent the inferred CDS: inserted 1 base in 1 codon), with amino-acid sequence MGSAYHWETRRRQMALDRRRWLMAQQQQQEQKLKKLQEERQSEKKPQPSRESPQESRPPPAPSQSPPAQPQPPQVPERPPPPPPPPPPQPKPQNAQDPLTQRTSRYILQDSQRPGAHKDRFQGGVTNPQGAVNELHPAVVIQRQTPKTPXGHQQTSDEQPHLLTSQQHLHFKSQPLLIHSGRGG; translated from the exons ATGGGCAGTGCGTACCACTGGGAGACCCGTCGCCGGCAGATGGCTTTGGACCGGAGGAGGTGGCTCatggcccagcagcagcagcaagagcag AAACTGAAGAAACTCCAAGAAGAACGGcaatctgaaaaaaaaccccagccaTCTCGGGAGTCGCCGCAGGAGTCGCGGCCACCGCCGGCGCCATCACAGTCGCCACCCGCGCAGCCGCAGCCTCCGCAGGTACCCgagcggccgccgccgccgccgccgcctccgcctccTCAGCCAAAGCCACAAAATGCCCAAGACCCTCTTACTCAGCGCACCTCCCGGTACATTCTCCAGGATTCCCAAAGACCGGGCGCCCACAAGGACAGATTCCAAGGAGGGGTGACGAACCCTCAAGGTGCAG tCAACGAATTACATCCAGCAGTGGTGATTCAGAGGCAGACCCCCAAGACCC CTGGCCATCAGCAAACATCAGATGAGCAGCCCCATCTTCTTACCTCCCAGCAACATCTCCACTTCAAAAGCCAACCCCTCCTGATCCACTCTGGCAGGGGAGGCTAG